GATACGGTTTATATCAATTCACAACTTGATCTTTTTTCCGTAAAAGCAAAAATAAAAGGTTCTGATAATCAGGATATTTTGAATCAGTTCAATGAGTTTCAACAGAAATTTAAAGATCAAAGGCTGGACCTTGTAAAGGAAGAATTTGAAGCAAGAAAGAAAAACAGTCAGGATTCTATAGATTTGGTGGCGAGTAAGCTGCGTAACTGGAACAAAAGAAGAATACTCTATACCGCTAATTTTGCAGTAAAACACGCTGACCGCGAGGTGGGCCCGTATATTGCCCTTACGGAGCTTACAAATACAAGCATTAAATTACTGGATACTGTAAACAATTCAATGACACCTGAGATCAGGGCGTCAAAATATGGAAAAAAGCTCGAAGCCTTTGTAAAGGAAATTAAGGCAACTGAACAGTAAAATTCGATCTAAAAGAAAAAATCAATTCATAAGAGATTGGCAGGGCTCTTAAAAACGGTTATCTCCGTCTAACAGGTCACCCAGACCGCCAAGGATACTTCCTTCACCTTTTCTTTTACCACCGGCAGACGGTGCACTGGCAACAATTCTGTCGGCAAGCCTGCTAAATGGTAAGGATTGAATGGCTACAGTACCTGGTCCTCTTAGGGTTGCAAAAAACATGCCTTCCCCACCAAAAATAGTGTTTCTAATACCTCCAATAAACTCAATGTCATAATGAACTGTGCTGCTAAAACCCACAATGCAACCTGTATCCACTTTTAGTATTTCACCGGGAGCCAGATTTTTTTTGATCACTGTACCGCTTGAATGAAGGAAAGCCATCCCGTCACCCTCAATTTTTTCCATAATGAACCCTTCACCTCCAAAAAATCCCCGGCCGAGCCTTTTTGAAAACTCGATGCTGATCGTTACTCCCTTTGCCGCACAAAGGAAGGCATCCTTCTGACAAATAAAAGTTCCCTGAAATTTAGTGAGGTCCACAGGAATAATTTTACCGGGGTAGGGGGCGGCAAAAGAAACTTTTCTCAAACTTTGGGAAGTGTTGGTAAAAACCGTCATAAACAAACTTTCGCCCGTCAACAACCTTTTACCAGCTGAAAATAAACTTCCGAGTATATCTTGCGACTGCCCTGAACCATCCCCTAAAATGGTATCCATTCTGATTTGATCGTCCATCATCATAAAGCTTCCGGCCTCGGCCACAACACCTTCAGAGGGATCAAGTTCTATTTCAACGAATTGCATTTCTTCACCGTAGATTGTGTAATCAATTTCGTGAGCTCTCATTTTTTTAACGATTTGAGTTATTCTTTTAGTTTAATACTCCATGTAAAGGAGAAATCCGAAACCACTACATTATCTTCATTGATTCCTGAGGCCTTGAGAATAAGGCTTTGACCTTCTCCAGTATCTATGGCTTTATTTAATGCTTTGTCAACTTCGGTTCCCTGTTCGCATTTAAATATGATCTTTCCTGTTGCTTTTTTATGAAAACTTCCTTCCTGGTGCACCACCAACATCGAAATCTTCCTGCCGGAATCATTTATTTTCTTCATCATCAATATTCCGGTTACCAGTTCAGCGGCCATTCCCTGAGTGGCCCAGTAAAGTGACCGAAAGGGGTTCTGATTAATCCACCTATGCCGGACTTTGGCACTCGCTTCTTGGTCTGAAATATGGGTTACGCGAATACCTGAGATATAGGCAGAAGGGAGTTTGAGGGCTAAAAACCGATTTAGATTTCGTACTGTAAATTTTGGCATTATATAGCTTTAAAGCCCTAAGGTACAACAAAAATTGTGATTATTGCCCCAATTTTAAATGTTAAAAAAATGTTAAATTATAGTACTTTGTATTGCATAGTAATATCTTTTATATATATATTTGCATAAGAAAGTATTATACATTTTTAAAATCATGTCAAAACAAAACGATCATAACAACGCATTCTTATTACACCTATCTGCATTTTTCGGATATATTTTTCCATTTGGGGCCATCGTGGGACCATTAGTGATTTGGGAATTGAATAAAAGGAAAAGTGAGTTTATGGATCAGAATGGGAAAGAGGCGATCAATTTTAATCTTAGTTATTTACTCTATACTATGATTCTCGGATTGTCGATCGTCCCCTTTGTTTTAAGAATTGCACTTGAAGATTTTCAACATCTGGATCTGTTTGGGATCGTGAGTGTTGGATCACTGATCGGAATTCTGGCGATTGTCAAATTTGTTCTGATTATAGTTGCCGCTTTAAAGGCCAATCGCGGTGAAGTTTATAAATACCCCTTAACCATTAAATTCATTAAATAAAAAAATTATGATAACTATACTAATCTCAATCGTAATATATATTGCAAATTCGATACAGTCGATTTTGTTTTAAGCAAATGAGTCTTAAAAATCAATAATAAAGATTAAAAGAGAAAAACATGAAGATTGAAAACACAAAAGCACAAATGCGTAAAGGAGTTTTGGAATTCTGCATCCTTTCCATTCTTGAAAATGGAGATGCCTATACTTCCGAGATTCTGGTTCAATTGAAGGACGCAAAACTGCTTGTCGTTGAAGGTACTGTGTACCCGTTACTGACAAGACTGAAAAATGCGGGACTTTTGACCTATCGCTGGGAGGAATCAACCTCCGGACCGCCGAGAAAATACTATGGTTTAACCGAAACAGGAAAAATATTTTTATCAGGATTAAATACAACCTGGAGTGAGTTGGTTAAAGCAGTAAGCCTGATAACAAAGAATAATAAATCAAAAAACACAGCAAAATGAACAAGACAATAAATATTAATCTAGGTGGCGTATTTTTTCACATCGATGAAATAGCTTATCAAAAACTGAAAAGTTATTTAGATGCTATTCGACGTTCTTTGAGTGATGACCCAAAAGGTAGAGACGAAATCATAACTGATATAGAATCAAGAATAGGTGAATTATTATCAGATAAAGTTAAAGATGTAAGACAGGTGGTAAACCAACAGGATATCGACGAAGTGATCGACGTCATGGGTAAACCAGAAGATTATATGGTTGACGATGAAATCTTCAGTGATGATTCTTATAGCAGTTATACTCGAAAAAGACCTCGTAAATTATATAGAGATGGCAGTGATCGATTTCTTGGAGGTGTATCTTCAGGAATGGCACACTATCTTAATGTTGATGTGATCTGGATCAGACTGGGTTGGTTGGTAGCAGCCTTTGGATTTGGATTTGGATTTATTGTCTATCCATTGTTATGGATCCTTCTGCCCGAAGCGAACACTACTGCAGAAAAGCTTGAAATGGAAGGAGCTGAAGTCAATATAAGCAACATTGAAAAAAAAATTCGTGACGAGATCACAGATGCCTCCCATCGCGTAAAAAATGGAATAGATGAAGTATCTGAGAAGGTTAAAAATGCGGATTATAAGAAATATGGTGAACGTGCAAAATCGGGGTCACAGGATCTTGTAGACACCCTGGGTAAGATTTTCGTTACACTATTTATGATCATCGGAAAGTTCATTGGAGTATTATTGATCATCGTAGCCGTTAGTACCATATTAGCATTGCTTATTGGATTATTTACATTAGGATCGCTTGATTTTATTCATGAAGACTGGATATTTCAGAATTCCATGATCTACAATAATTCAGGCTTACCGGTCTGGGTCATTAGCATACTGACATTTGTATTGGTTGGAATTCCGTTCTTTTTCCTTTTTGCTCTGGGGCTGAGAATTTTATCGAACAATACAAAGTCAATAGGTAAAACCGCTAAACTGTCCTTATTGGGTGTATGGATCGTGGCACTTTTAGTTGCGATTTTCTTTGGAACCAGACAAGTAATGAATTCTGCATACGACGGATCTATTACCAATACGCAGGAACTTTATTTTGACACAACGGATACGCTCGAAATCAAAATGGTAGATAATCAGCTCATTTCCAACCGTAGTGAGTTAAAACGCCATTGGAGGTCCGAGATTATTGTGGACACAGATAATCAGGAAAAATTATATTCCAATAATATTCGATTTAATATTCTAGCATCTGATAATGAGACGATGTACGCGAAGGTTCGTAAAGAGTCTCAGGGCAGAAGCCGAAAGGATGCACGTGACAATGCCGATCTGATTTCACATGGGTATGAACTGGATGGAGATGCCCTTCGATTTGACGGCTATTTTCTGGCAGAGTTAAATAACAGGTCAACCGAACAGAGAATCTATATTGATCTTTATCTTCCGGAGGGGCAAACCGTATATCTGGATAATTCGACCCGATCTTTTCTTTATGATGTTGACAATATTCAAGGCGTATATGACAATGATATGGCTAAGCATCATTTTCAAATGACGCGAGAAGGTTTTAATTGCCTTGATTGTTCTGATGACGAGGTAAATACATGGAGTGATGATGATTCCTTTAATATGAAGATCAATGGAGAAGGAGTTCACATCGAAATACAAGAAGAAGGCCAGGAGAAATCAGAAGTCAAAATAGATGGTTCCGGGGTCGTCGTAACCAAAGCAAAAGACAGTGTCTAATCAATTCGTCAACCCTCTGAATTTTTAGTTAAATTTTGTAACAATTCAGGGGGTAGCGATGTCATATAAATTATATAGTCTATCAAAAATCTGTAATTATGAAAAAATTTATCAAACTAACTCTTATTCTATTGGTATTAGCAGGAACAAGTTCTTGTATGTTCGATGGAGTACGCGGAGACGGGGATGTAGTAACCAAAAAAAGAAAAATATCGGATGACTTTGTTCGTATCGAGGCCAGCAGAGGGCTGGATGTTTATATCACCAAAAGTAAAAAGGTTTCACTGGAAGTAGAAGCAGACCAAAACCTTCATGAACTGATTGAAACAGAGGTGAGAAACGGTACACTTTATATTACTTCTTCCAGAAATATCTATTCAGCAAGTGCCAAAAAGGTACATTTATCAGCAAATAACATCAATGCCATACATGTTAACAGCGGGGCTGAAATTTATTCGGAAAACACTTTATCAGCAGAGAAACTTGAGTTACACGTCAGCAGCGGGGCAGGGACCATGCTTGATGTTAATGTTGAAGACCTTTCATGCAGCAGCTCAAGTGGAGCTGAGGTCAATCTGAGTGGAAAAGCATATAATTTTAAAGCTTCCTCATCAAGCGGTAGCAATATCAATGCCTACGATCTTAGAACGACCAATTGCAATGCAAATGCGAGTAGCGGATCTGACATTGATATCAATGTTTCCAATGTTTTTGAGGCAACTGCCACAAGTGGGGCAGGAATAAGTTATAAAGGAAATCCTGACAGAGTTTCAAAAAATAACAATTCAGGAGGAAGCATAAGCCAGGTTAGAAGCTAGCCTGATCCGAAAAATTTTATCCTGTACCGTTTTAATTAAGTAGGAGTATTCAAAATCACGTCTTTGGCGTGATTTATATATTTACGCCCAATTGGAATTCTTTTGTCGGCAACCAAAACTGAGTTTCCTTCGAGGGCCTGAATCTTATCCAGGGCCACCGTAAAAGACCGGTGTAATCGTAAAAACTGGCTTTTGGGTAGTTCTTCTGTAATTCCTGAAAGGGATTTATGAGCGAGATAGTCTCCTGTTTTGGTAAAGACCTTTATGTAGTCTTTAAGGCTTTCTATGAAGTAAATATCTTCAAATTTAATTTTGATCAGTTTTTTATCAACCTTGAGGAAAATAAAGGATTTTTCAGCATTTGAAGGCGTACTTTCAGCGGACTGTTCAGTGATAAACTTTTGAGAAAGCTTGTTGATTGATTTTAAAAAACGAGTAAAAGGGATGGGTTTTACCAAATAATCAAGGACATCCAGATCAAAACTCTCTACTGCGTATTCTCTGTATGCTGTTGTTATAATAAAGTGCGGCCGAGTGTCAAGGGTTTTGATAAAATCCAACCCATTCATTTTAGGCATATTTATGTCGATGAAAACCGCGTCAACTTCTCCATTTTCAATGAGTTGCAAGGCATCAAGCGGATTTGTAAAACTTCCGATCAATTCAATGTTGGAAAACTCTTTTAAATGGGTTTCCACAACCTCTGCAGCAAGGGGTTCGTCGTCAATAATAATGCACTTAATCTTCATGGAGTGGTAATTTCAAATTCACACTATATTCATTTCCCTTGGCCCTGGTCTTTAAACTATATTTCGATCCGTAAAGAAGATGAAGCCTTCTTTTCACATTTTCAATTCCTATGCCATGTTTCGGCTTTCCGTCGTTCTGAATGACGTAATTATTCGTAACGGTAAAGTAAAGAAAATTGTCTTTAACAACAAAGCTTATCAATACATTTATATCTTCCTGATTCCGGGCTCCGTGCTTAAAACAATTCTCGATAAACGGAAGAAAAAGGAGGGGAGGGACTTCAACTTCATCGATATCTCCATCAATACTAATTTCAGATTTTACCCGGTCTCCGTAACGAAGTTTTTCCAGTTCCAGATAACTGTAAAGGTAATTGATGGATTTCAATAAGCTGATTTTGGGTTCCTTGACCTCATACAATACATATTGCATGATCTCTGACAGTTTCATCACCACATTGGCCGCATTGGGAGACTGTTTTATTACCAGGGCATATAAATTGTTCAAGGTATTGAAGAAAAAATGAGGCTGGATCTGAGACTTTAAAAAATTCAGTTCTGTTTCCAACTGAATCCGCTGAAGGTCTTCATTCCTTTTCTTTTCATTGGCCCAGTCATAGGTAAGTTTTATAGCCGATACAAGGGCAATAACATAAATGGCTCCTATAACCAGTTCTACCACATGGATCACTGTAAATGGCTCCTGATTTCCCTGAGCTTCAGGCCATATATTTTCGGATACAAGAATATAGTTCAGTCCGGTTCGGATCAAATAGAACAATAACAAAGACGGGATGAAAAGCAATAAAAACTGCAGGTATTTCTTCTTCAGAATGTACCTGGGGATCAAATAATAGATCGTAAAATACGTAATGACAATGTTCAACGGAAATTCGATTAAATTGGATTTCAACGAATACCAGTAATCATTGTTTATGGAGGCAAACCTAAAAAAATTGAAAACAAAATAGATCAGCCAAAATAACAGATGATAGCGCAGTGGAATACGAAATTCCGAAAATAGTTTCCTGAACATATGTTTATGAACCACTCATGACTTCAATGAATTGTATATAATCATCATTCTTTGCGGCAAGGATATATTTTTTGTCCCTGATATTGATCATGGACATATCTTTGGTATCTCCTGGAATATACAAGCCACTTTCTGAGGGCTGAATCGCTGTGAATTCTCCTTTACCGTTTCCGGCAAGAAACAAACCAACACCGGCATCATTTCTCGGGGTTTCCACTTCAGACGCGTACAAATTTCCCGCTATTACCAGGTCAAGATGGTCATCGTTATTAAAATCAGAAACCAGGATCTGGTTAATACTTGAAATCTGAGCCAGATTAGGCAAAGCATGAATTACAAATTCTCCATCTTTATTTTCCATATAAACACTTGCGAATGACCTTACCTGATAATGCAATGAATTCTCAAGTGATTTTTTGGTATAGACATCTTCCAGAGTAGCTACGGCAAAGGCATCATAATCTTTAAATTTCTTTTTGATCGCCGGGATCTGCTCTGAGGAACACTGTCTTCCGCGAACAGGGAATTTTTCACCTTCATCATAGTAGCTCAAAACAATGTCATTTGACTTGTTTTTATCAAAATCATTCAGATAAATATCAAAAGTTTCTTCCTGATTCGCTTTGTACTTATAATTCAGTCCAAGGTTCCCGACAATAAAGTCAAGATCGCCGTCATTATCAAAATCTCCCTCTGTTATACTGAACCACCAACCCGTTGCATCCTGCAGGTTCAATTTCTGGCTAATGTTTTCAAAGCTTCCACGGTTATTTCTAAATACCGTGATCGGCATCCATTCCCCAACTACAATAAGATCTGTCCAGCCATCATTGTCATAATCGGTCCAGCTGGCATCTGTCACCATGCCAATATCGACAAGGCCCGGTGCAATTTTTTCGGTTGCATTGATAAATTTTGGATGCCCTTTAGTACTCACATTCTCAAGGATATAACTACTGGTTGGCATTGGATAATTTTTAGGCAGAACCCTTCCCCCGACAAAGAGGTCAAGATCCCCATCTTTATCGTAATCAAAAGCTTCAACGCGCGAACCGCTTATGATCATCTGAGGAAGTGAGGTTGTTGATTTTGATAAATTACCTTCTCCGTCATTCAGATAGAGCCGGTCCTGTAATAATTCTGAATCATAATCGAATTCAGCACCACCACTTACCACATAAAGATCGTTGAAGCCGTCTCCATCCGCATCAAAAATCAGACTGCCCAGATCTTCACGGTCACTGTCGTTATCCACATCCGGAAAATGCTGACGTTCAAACCCATTGGCAGTCTGGTAATAAACCGCGGTCTGGTTATTGTGTGCACCTCCTATAACAAAGTCGTCCAAACCATCTCCGTTGAGATCTCCCACACTCGATCCGGGCCCAAAATTTGACATTTTATGAGGAAGAAGCACCTGATCCTTAAAATCATCATATACATTTTCAGAGTGCTTGTGATTTGATACAATAGAAGCATCAGTTTCGGTTTTAAACAGAGGATCATTTGAATCGGTCACCGGTTTTGTATCGTGGTTCGCATTTTCATAGCTAACGGTTAGAAATTGATTTATTTCAACATCTTTGAGAATCTGCATTTTACCGTCGGGCCAGGTGATCTGTATTTCATCAACAATTTGAGCATCTGCCAAGCCATAATGCAATTGAGGTGCCACAGAGGACTGAAACCCTCTTGTAAGAGTCATTTCCTGAAACTGGTTCACGCCATTAGAGCTCAACAGAGCTTTTACACCGAGTCCGTTGACATTTTTTTCAGGACCTTTGAAATTCAGGGTTAAAAAGTTATTTGTCTGTGAACTTGAATTTGCAAATATGGCGGCCTTGTCATCGATATTGTTGATGACGATTTCAAGATCTCCATCATTATCCAAATCTGCATATACGCATCCGTTTGACCAGCCCGGGAATTCAATTCCCCAAGCCTCATTCACTTTTTCAAAAGTCAGATCCTTATTATTTCGGAAAACAAAATTGTCGATTTTTTCAGATGGGATGGCTAAGGATTTCTCCAGGTACTGATCTTTGGTAATACGTTCTTTTTTAAGCTTGTTGAAATAGTCTTTGTTGTTAATCTCTCTGCGGGTTCCATTGGAAATAAATATGTCTTTCCAGCCATCATTATCCAAATCCGCAAAAAGAGGCCCCCAACTCCAATCCGTAGTTGCCAAACCGGCAATTCTCGCTACGTTACTATAGGCTGGGAGGGAATCGTGGACATTCCCGTTATTCATTTGTAATTGATTCTGCATATACTGGTAGTGAAATCCTGCATTCACTGTGCCCCAGAACAAATCCGGGTTCATTCCTGCCATATTTGCTTTAGACCTTCGGTTGTCACCTGGTGTCATATCCATTTGAATGATGTCAAGAAGCTGATCATTGTTAAAATCAGCTATATCAACACCCATTCCGTAGAGCGCGGTTTGTTTGGTCAATTCCTTGGAATGTTCGCTAAAGGTACCGTCGCCATCATTGATCAGAAGAAAATCAGGCACATTAAAGTCATTTGATATATAAAGATCAGGCCAGCCGTCATTATTGATGTCACCAACAGTTGCACTGTTTGTCAGGCCAAATGATCGAATTTCAGCCTCCCTTGTAACATCAGTAAAAGTATCACCATCGTTTCTGAATAATTTATCCGTTTCAATATCCTTTGGATTAGCCATTTTAAAGGTATAAAAATTATTTGGGGCATTGAAATTAGTAGGAGGGTAGTTGGCTACATACAGATCCAGATCGCCGTCAAGATCGTAATCAAAGAAAGTAGATTGAATCGTATTGCCAATATCGGCAATACCATAGGCTTCGGCTTTTTCAGTAAAGGTATTATCTCCGTTGTTTATATATAACAAATTGGCCTTTGGATCAAATTTTCCGGCAACGGAACAATAAATATCCAGGAATCCATCGTTATTGACGTCGGCCATTGTAACACCCGTGAACCATCTGTTATCACCCGTAACACCTGCCGATTCTGAGATATCTTCAAACTGAAGGTTACCTTTATTCAAATAGAGTTTATTCTCTACCATATTACCGGTAAAATAAAGATCGATCAAGCCATCATTATTTATATCGCCGGCAGAAACTCCGCCACCCATATACATATAGGCATAAGCCATATAATTCAAACTGTCATTTTCGATCAGGTCATTTGAAAAATCAATGTTGCTAACCGATGCATCGAGTTGCCTGAACATCTTATCAGTATTTGACAAATCGGATTTAGAGCATGATATTAAAAAGGTAATGGTTAGAAGAAAAACAAAAATATTTTTCATAAACATGGTAGATTTCTTTTAGGGCCTAAAAATACAAAAACAGAGCATTTTTCAATGCTCTGTTTTCGAAAATAAAGATAAAATATCTTTATTAAGATCCCCAAAGAGGATTTTGTTGCAATGTACCACTACTTTGGTCAATCGCACCAACTGGTACAGGGAACAAAGTGTGTTTTGCTTCAACAGTAGAAGTCTTAGGACCAAAGTTTGGAATTGTTCTTGACTCGTTATCAATATAGTCATTCATAACCTGTGGCATAACACCCCATCTTCTTAAATCAAACAGACGGTGACCTTCCATACCAAGTTCCAATCTTCTTTCCATTCTTACTGCAGTTCTAGCCGCATCCTGAGAACCAAAATCACCTGGCTGATACAATCCAATGTCATAATTAGCAGCATCAGAACCGTCAGCTGCTTTGATCGTAGTACTGTTCAAAGCTCTTTGACGTACTTCATTCACATAACCTAAGGCTTTTGTCAAATCACTTGTTTCAACAGCAGCCTCAGCAGCCATAAGAAGTACGTCTGCATATCTGATAAAGTGATAGTTCACACCAGAGTGTTGCTGACCCCAGTTACCAGAACCTTGTAATGCGTCTTCACCAGCCCAGTAAACATTCTTTCTACCTAAATAAGGTCCTGAAATATCTCCAAAACCGGCTCTCACCCAGGATTTACCTGGATTGATGTCCCAGTTGTTATAGTTGATACCACGTCTACCTGCAGTATAATCTACACGAGGATCCAATGGCCCTGTATGAGGCTCAAACGGATCGGTACTTTCTAAACCAGCATCATTTTTCACATCAGTTTTGTTATAGTCTTCCATTAGTGGTAATCCACCAGAAGTCTGGAAAACGTTTACCAAGTCCTGCGTTGGCTGATAGAATCCACAACACCATCCGTTTGGTCCCTGGAAGTTCAAGGTACCACCCTGGTTTCCGTTAGGAGCAAACGCACCACCAAGCGTACTGAATTCAATAGCAAAAATAGATTCTGGTCCACCTTCACCGGCTTGTCTAAAGTTATCACCGTATTCAGGCAACAAAGAGTAAGCTCCACCATTGATTACTGTTTCCAATAATCCAAGAGCTGCAGCGTAATCACCTTGATACAATTTTGATTTACCAAGATACGCAGTAGCCGCCCAAGATCTTGCTCTACCTACATCAGACTGATCGTCCGGAAGATTTTTTTGAGCGAAATCAAAGTCTTCGTCTATTTTTGACCAAAGCTCAGTTCCATTTGGTTGAGCAAATTCAATCGCGGTATAATTTTCATCACTGATATAAGTGGCATATTCACCCCACATGATCTGTAACTGGAAATAGTAATGCCCTCTTAAAAAACGAGCCTCTGCCAATTGATTGGTAAACTGAGAAGGATCTTCAGCACCATTGATCAAAGCGATCACGGCATTGGCCCTGTTTGCTCCTGCATATAAAGCTCTCCACTTAGATCCCAGATAAGACATTCCAGTCTCCCATTTAAAAGTTTCCAACAAGAACAAGGTCTGCTGGTCACCATCGTTACTACCTTTATGGGCATCATCTGCAATTACATCCATCCACCAGTTATCACCGGTAGCTTCCCATCCACCTGAGGCATTCGAAACTCCGTCCAAAGAACTGTAAGCAGCTGTCAACAGAAAGTTAACACCATCCTCATTCGCCAATGCTTCAGGGTTTAGTGTTCCGATCTCGATCGTTTCACTAAATTCCTCGCTACATGCCAATACAGACATTAACAGTAGCATTATATAAAATATTCTGTTTTTCATTTTTTAAAATTTAACATTTAAACCAATAGTAAATATCTGAGACAGAGGATAGGTTCTGCTGTCAATCCCCATATTCAAGTTCTCTGCCTGACCACCAATAGATCGAGGAAGAACTTCCGGATCAATACCTCCATAACTTGTTACAGTGAACAAGTTCGTTCCTTGCAGGTAAATTCTAAATCTTTCCATACCCATTTTATCAGTAGTCTCTGTAGGTAGAGAATATCCGATCTGAAGGTTTTTCAATCTAAAGAATGAACCGTCTTCAACAAAGAATGAATTTGAATTTACTTCCACACCTTGCAAACTGTTACTCAAGGCTGGCATAGAAGCATTTTGGTTATCTGGCGTCCAAGAATCAAGAACATTCGTAGTTCTGTTTCCATTCGGGAAGATTGGGAAATCGAAAATCTTATTGTGGTTATAGATATCGTTTCCTTGAGATCCGTTAAAGAACATAGAAACATCAAATCCTTTATAACCAGCATTAAGGTTTAAACCATAGGTAA
This DNA window, taken from Lutimonas zeaxanthinifaciens, encodes the following:
- a CDS encoding FG-GAP-like repeat-containing protein is translated as MFRQLDASVSNIDFSNDLIENDSLNYMAYAYMYMGGGVSAGDINNDGLIDLYFTGNMVENKLYLNKGNLQFEDISESAGVTGDNRWFTGVTMADVNNDGFLDIYCSVAGKFDPKANLLYINNGDNTFTEKAEAYGIADIGNTIQSTFFDYDLDGDLDLYVANYPPTNFNAPNNFYTFKMANPKDIETDKLFRNDGDTFTDVTREAEIRSFGLTNSATVGDINNDGWPDLYISNDFNVPDFLLINDGDGTFSEHSKELTKQTALYGMGVDIADFNNDQLLDIIQMDMTPGDNRRSKANMAGMNPDLFWGTVNAGFHYQYMQNQLQMNNGNVHDSLPAYSNVARIAGLATTDWSWGPLFADLDNDGWKDIFISNGTRREINNKDYFNKLKKERITKDQYLEKSLAIPSEKIDNFVFRNNKDLTFEKVNEAWGIEFPGWSNGCVYADLDNDGDLEIVINNIDDKAAIFANSSSQTNNFLTLNFKGPEKNVNGLGVKALLSSNGVNQFQEMTLTRGFQSSVAPQLHYGLADAQIVDEIQITWPDGKMQILKDVEINQFLTVSYENANHDTKPVTDSNDPLFKTETDASIVSNHKHSENVYDDFKDQVLLPHKMSNFGPGSSVGDLNGDGLDDFVIGGAHNNQTAVYYQTANGFERQHFPDVDNDSDREDLGSLIFDADGDGFNDLYVVSGGAEFDYDSELLQDRLYLNDGEGNLSKSTTSLPQMIISGSRVEAFDYDKDGDLDLFVGGRVLPKNYPMPTSSYILENVSTKGHPKFINATEKIAPGLVDIGMVTDASWTDYDNDGWTDLIVVGEWMPITVFRNNRGSFENISQKLNLQDATGWWFSITEGDFDNDGDLDFIVGNLGLNYKYKANQEETFDIYLNDFDKNKSNDIVLSYYDEGEKFPVRGRQCSSEQIPAIKKKFKDYDAFAVATLEDVYTKKSLENSLHYQVRSFASVYMENKDGEFVIHALPNLAQISSINQILVSDFNNDDHLDLVIAGNLYASEVETPRNDAGVGLFLAGNGKGEFTAIQPSESGLYIPGDTKDMSMINIRDKKYILAAKNDDYIQFIEVMSGS
- a CDS encoding RagB/SusD family nutrient uptake outer membrane protein, which translates into the protein MKNRIFYIMLLLMSVLACSEEFSETIEIGTLNPEALANEDGVNFLLTAAYSSLDGVSNASGGWEATGDNWWMDVIADDAHKGSNDGDQQTLFLLETFKWETGMSYLGSKWRALYAGANRANAVIALINGAEDPSQFTNQLAEARFLRGHYYFQLQIMWGEYATYISDENYTAIEFAQPNGTELWSKIDEDFDFAQKNLPDDQSDVGRARSWAATAYLGKSKLYQGDYAAALGLLETVINGGAYSLLPEYGDNFRQAGEGGPESIFAIEFSTLGGAFAPNGNQGGTLNFQGPNGWCCGFYQPTQDLVNVFQTSGGLPLMEDYNKTDVKNDAGLESTDPFEPHTGPLDPRVDYTAGRRGINYNNWDINPGKSWVRAGFGDISGPYLGRKNVYWAGEDALQGSGNWGQQHSGVNYHFIRYADVLLMAAEAAVETSDLTKALGYVNEVRQRALNSTTIKAADGSDAANYDIGLYQPGDFGSQDAARTAVRMERRLELGMEGHRLFDLRRWGVMPQVMNDYIDNESRTIPNFGPKTSTVEAKHTLFPVPVGAIDQSSGTLQQNPLWGS